A window from Dunckerocampus dactyliophorus isolate RoL2022-P2 chromosome 15, RoL_Ddac_1.1, whole genome shotgun sequence encodes these proteins:
- the LOC129168369 gene encoding liprin-beta-1-like isoform X4, protein MMSDASEMLAAALEQMDGIIAGSKAIDYSNGLFDCQSPTSPFLGGLRVLHLLEDLRAALEVMDNEERDNLRCQIPDSTAEGLAEWLQGRMTNGHGAEALYQERLTRVESDKECLILQVSVLTDQVEVQGEKIRDLDNSLELHREKLCATEELLQKELLTRSALEAQKLELLTEVSSLKLKLSTVERDHSDHEGLYQEVSELRLRVADIESERLQCEEELQLLQNELDEREAELRRLKEESRLKAGVGERDAEMVKLKTLLESLMAANDEKERRIQELETTQAKNVQENLKGRPKEDDYHDIPDDPSLPDGVTLVLETGRSSLESSPCMAVLDEVKELDRERQLQAAERPSDGATITSSEPAKNKSGTSNSASDNAFGTKRFRASFGRGFFKLRGGKQTRSTPDLAETGRKGAEHLDLAGTPSRKTQAGALPPSPPEAKKKSRVFRKFFGRLKRSHSTSLNLDDDTQMEFRRGGVRATAGPRLGWSRESKSSSGDVPFSRWSRDDVCEWLHEQGLSLYAAPVHTWIQSGQTLLQASQHDLEKELGMKHPLHRKKLQLALQALSSQDDPKGKLDHHWVTRWLDDIGLPQYKSHFDEARVDGRMLHCLTVEDLLSLKVGSVLHHLSVKRAIQVLRLNCFEPNCLRRRPSDENHMSPADVCQWTNHRVMEWLRSVDLAEYAPNLRGSGVHGGLMVLEPRFTVEALALLLNIPPSKTLLRRHLATHFHLLVGTEAQRHKQECLENPDYAVLTAAAKVKPRRLSFGGFGTLRKKRHDDGEELVCPMDVDGGVNAGMPLYENNLEQFEQMDDSEGTVRQIGAFSEGINNLTSMLEDEELFGESSASPLEGAAAHTSNTPD, encoded by the exons GCCTTGGAGCAAATGGACGGCATCATCGCAG GCTCCAAGGCCATAGACTACTCCAACGGGCTGTTTGACTGCCAGTCGCCCACGTCCCCTTTCCTGGGGGGCCTACGGGTGCTGCACCTGCTGGAGGACCTGCGGGCAGCGCTGGAGGTCATGGACAACGAGGAACGGGACAACCTCCGCTGTCAGATCCCAGACTCCACGGCGGAGGGTCTCGCCGAGTGGCTCCAGGGAAGAATG ACCAACGGTCACGGTGCAGAGGCACTCTACCAGGAACGTCTGACCCGCGTGGAGAGTGACAAGGAATGTCTTATTCTTCAG GTCAGTGTTCTCACAgatcaggtggaggtgcaaggTGAGAAGATCCGAGACCTGGACAACTCCCTGGAGCTTCACCGGGAGAAACTCTGCGCCACCGAGGAGCTGCTTCAAAAG GAGCTGTTGACCCGGTCGGCGCTGGAGGCCCAGAAGCTGGAGCTGCTGACAGAGGTGTCCAGTCTGAAGCTCAAGCTGAGCACTGTGGAGAGGGATCACAGTGATCATGAA GGTTTGTACCAGGAAGTAAGCGAGCTGCGGCTCCGTGTGGCCGACATCGAGAGCGAGCGGCTTCAGTGCGAG GAGGAACTGCAACTGCTGCAGAATGAGCTGGATGAGCGAGAGGCGGAGCTTCGGAGGCTGAAGGAGGAGAGCCGGTTGAAAGCGGGAGTGGGAGAGAGAG ATGCAGAAATGGTGAAGTTGAAGACACTGCTGGAGTCGCTGATGGCGGCCAACGATGAGAAG GAACGAAGGATTCAAGAGTTGGAGACGACGCAGGCAAAGAATGTTCAGGAGAATCTAAAAG GGCGGCCAAAGGAAGACGACTACCATGACATTCCAGATGATCCCTCGCTTCCTGATGGGGTCACGCTGGTGTTGGAGACAGGAAGGAGCTCGCTGGAG TCCAGCCCGTGTATGGCGGTGCTGGACGAGGTGAAGGAACTGGACCGAGAGCGACAGCTGCAGGCAGCAGAAAG ACCATCAGATGGCGCCACAATCACCAGCAGTGAGCCG GCTAAAAACAAATCAGGAACTTCAAACTCGGCAAGCGACAATGCTTTTGGGACCAAGAGGTTCCGCGCATCCTTCGGCCGCGGCTTCTTCAAGCTGCGTGGGGGAAAGCAGACGAGGAGCACCCCTGACCTCG CTGAGACGGGGCGTAAAGGCGCGGAACATTTGGACTTGGCCGGCACGCCCTCACGGAAAACCCAGGCCGGAGCGCTGCCCCCCTCTCCACCAGAGGCCAAAAAGAAGTCCAGAGTCTTCAGGAAGTTCTTTGGCAG GCTGAAGAGGAGCCACTCCACCTCCTTGAACCTTGACGACGACACCCAGATGGAGTTCAGGCGAGGCGGCGTCCGAGCCACAGCCGGCCCTCGTCTGGGTTGGTCCCGTGAATCTAAAAGCAG TTCTGGAGATGTCCCCTTCTCCCGCTGGTCCAGAGACGACGTCTGCGAGTGGCTCCACGAGCAGGGCCTCAGCTTGTACGCAGCACCGGTTCACACCTGGATCCAGTCTGGACAGACCTTGCTGCAGGCGTCGCAACACGATCTGGAGAAG GAGCTTGGCATGAAGCATCCGCTGCACAGGAAGAAGCTCCAGCTGGCCCTACAGGCTCTCAGCTCCCAGGACGACCCCAAAGGCAAACTGGACCACCACTGGGTGACTC GCTGGCTGGACGACATCGGCCTGCCGCAGTACAAAAGTCATTTTGACGAAGCGCGTGTGGACGGACGCATGTTGCACTGCTTGACGGTG GAGGACCTCCTGTCGTTGAAGGTGGGCAGCGTTCTTCATCACCTCAGCGTGAAACGAGCCATCCAGGTCCTCCGTCTCAACTGCTTTGAGCCCAACTGTCTCAGGCGACGCCCCTCTGACGAG AACCACATGAGTCCGGCTGACGTGTGCCAGTGGACCAACCACAGAGTGATGGAGTGGCTGCGCTCGGTGGACTTGGCAGAGTACGCTCCCAACCTGAGAGGCAGCGGCGTTCATGGCGGGCTCATG GTGTTGGAGCCGCGCTTCACCGTGGAGGCGCTCGCCCTGCTGCTCAACATCCCACCCAGCAAGACGCTGCTGCGGCGCCACCTGGCCACGCACTTCCACCTGCTGGTTGGCACCGAGGCCCAGCGGCACAAGCAGGAATGTCTGGAAAACCCAGACTACGCCGTGCTCACCGCTGCCGCCAAGGTCAAG CCCCGTCGTCTGTCGTTTGGCGGCTTTGGCACGCTCAGGAAGAAACGTCACGATGACGGCGAGGAGTTGGTGTGTCCGATGGATGTGGACGGGGGCGTCAATGCCGGGATGCCGCTCTACGAGAACAACCTGGAGCAGTTTGAGCAG ATGGACGACTCAGAGGGCACCGTGAGACAAATCGGCGCTTTTTCTGAGGGGATCAACAATCTGACC AGCATGCTGGAGGACGAGGAGCTCTTTGGGGAGAGCTCAGCGAGTCCACTAGAGGGCGCAGCCGCGCACACGAGCAACACGCCCGATTGA